CACAGCAGTTCCATGGTGATATCTACATGTTGGACTTCCTCTCCCACCTTTCCTTGGTGTCAAGCCTACAAATATCAATAACAGACATCAACTAAGATTCTGCACTGTTCACATGAAGTATCACAAATAAAACTACATGTTCTGAACACAATTATAGCAGTTTTTTTGGTTTGAAACAACCCATaaacacaaacaaaaaaatttccTTTAACGTTTTGTTTGAAATGAGAAACAAAGGCAGAGATAGTGTGTCACTAGACAAAAAATTCTTGTACTTTCTGTATCTCCAAAAAAGAAGAggtgatgaagagttgaagacaAAACACTATGACAAAAATTTCTTGTGTTTTCTGACACTGTCCCACGCTACTACGGAACAAAATACAAACGTAATTTGTGTCTCTTTCTCTTAAATCTGATGCTTCTGAAGATTGTTTTACAGAAATTAACAGTCACTCAATAACCTGATTTGATTAATATTAGACTACATGAATCTGTTATCTTAATTTGATATGACAGATTTTTAAGAGTATCAATAATAGAATTATTCCCTAGATTACAGTTAATGCTCACTTTGGTCCTTGTAGGTACACATGTGAATCATTTTGGTCTTTGTAGATTTTGATAGGTCAAAACAGTCCTTATGAGTAACACAAGTTAATCCCTCAAGAGACTCCCTCAAAGGACTGATTTGACCCACATTTGCTACCTACAGAAACTATTTGGATttatcaaaattcaaaagaccAAAATAACTAGTGGGTGTACCTATTACTAAGTACTAACTCTTAAGGATAAAAAGGGGCAAATTGAAACCAAAGAACTGAATGAGTATTACTAAGTACCAATTAAGCTCAATTAACCAAAGTGGAGTTAGAGTTATACCCCCAATGCAACTTTTGTTTCTTTGGTGCAGAAACCAGAGAGGTATTACTATTATCTTTCGAGTCCTTATCATTTTTTCTGGTAGCAAAAGCATCACATTTCAAGGGGCATGATGATTCTTTGACATCAACTTGTAAATCTTCAGTTCCACTTTTTTGGCTTCTTGAATGATCATTGCCTTGAGAAGTCTTAGCATCATCTACAAAACCCAAAGGTGAAgttaaaaataacagaaaattcaaaataagaGAGTGAAGGATTAACTATTTTTCGCAAGTtactaactaaaattaattactcatAAGTCCCTCTCAATTGAAAATAACTAAAACAACAGCACAACACCATGCACATGAAAAATTACAATAGGAACCTTTCAGTTTCGTTTTGAACTTTGATTTGGACTTCAATTGTAAACGCTTCTTGTGCAGTTCCTATACCATTTGAAAGCAAATACACTGTTAATACCAATGCAAAGGGAATTTTGAAAAACGTCAAATTTTCGCAATGGTTTTCGAATGTTGAAAAACCTAATAAAAGGAATCGaacagaaaattaaagtgaatacCGACACGAAACTTGGATAGCTGATCTTGGGTGACACCTTTGGCGCTGAAATTGGGTCGCAGGCATGGTGATGATGCGATTGCTGCTTCTCTTCTTcgctcctcttcttctttttccatgGCTGCCTCTCTTTGCTCTACACGTCTCTATTTGATTTTTCGGTCATGCAGGGTCaagattaatattttttaccgtggaaaaaataaataaaacaaaataaatacattatgagatttcctttattttttggTCAATGAcacaaaataaaagatttaaacacaaaaaatataatataaaccttatttttcttttttttggtttttaaaatgattaaaaatacataattaattaaCGGTGAAAACTTGGGTGCAGTCGAaatcacgtgaagttgatacttgagagtcgttagatgagttgattgatttgactaaattttcatctaacccctctcagatatcaacttcaTGTAAAGTCAACTTTTCATAAGTTTTCACTTTAATTAACAATATCTGCAGGTTTTATACGGATGTAATGGTAATTTGGTGTAAAAATAGTTTTATGCGAAGATTTACGTTAAGTTGTTTTTTATGAAACTTTTTTATACTATAGATAGAGAAATTTAAATTCGTAATCTTTTAAGTGAATATGAAAAGATTATGTCATTTAAGTCAAACAGATTAAATTATCaacttttaactattaattttatataaaaataactgcATGTGAGTTTTTACCataattttatcataaaattattttagttttggttaaaattatatatttgttatttagtttttaatcaaaattaacttttaaatCACTACATCTATTATTATGATCACTGTAATTACAATTTTTACTATTACGTATTTCCGGAAAGACAATCATAATGGCAAAAAGCTATTTTTAAccaaatgttaaaattaaaataattttattaaaaaaaagggtaaaaatataaaacacaACCATCTTAAATTCTTAATACAGGTTAAATCTTTCAACATTTTGTAACACATGATCATTTTGAATGGAATCAAATGATCATGTTATTCATTTGAGCATCTCCACCAACCAACCCCAACTTGTTGATTGGTCGGACAATTTTGACCCCAGCttatataaaaaattcataataattcatattattcttcaatcataattcataactaagaaaGTGGttgttcttttctttcttttttccaaAAACGTTGCTTGGTGTAGTTGGTACTCACTCACCTCTTTGTCTTGGCATACCAAATTCACCTCTATTTAATATCTTTCTACTTTCTCATTTTCTCCCACATACACCACA
This sequence is a window from Arachis stenosperma cultivar V10309 chromosome 10, arast.V10309.gnm1.PFL2, whole genome shotgun sequence. Protein-coding genes within it:
- the LOC130955070 gene encoding uncharacterized protein LOC130955070 isoform X2, whose protein sequence is MPATQFQRQRCHPRSAIQELHKKRLQLKSKSKFKTKLKDDAKTSQGNDHSRSQKSGTEDLQVDVKESSCPLKCDAFATRKNDKDSKDNSNTSLVSAPKKQKLHWGLDTKERWERKSNM
- the LOC130955070 gene encoding uncharacterized protein LOC130955070 isoform X1, with amino-acid sequence MEKEEEERRREAAIASSPCLRPNFSAKGVTQDQLSKFRELHKKRLQLKSKSKFKTKLKDDAKTSQGNDHSRSQKSGTEDLQVDVKESSCPLKCDAFATRKNDKDSKDNSNTSLVSAPKKQKLHWGLDTKERWERKSNM